The proteins below are encoded in one region of Maribacter aestuarii:
- a CDS encoding GNAT family N-acetyltransferase: MNISIKAFEELQTEELYDILQLRSAVFVVEQDCVYQDLDGKDKRALHVIGKKENKVVAYTRIFGPGDYFNEASIGRVVVEQKERKYGYGKQIMEASIKAIQDEYNVDIIKLSAQTYLKNFYTDLGFVSVGEPYLEDGIPHVAMVRT; encoded by the coding sequence CCAAACAGAAGAACTATACGATATTCTGCAATTAAGAAGCGCAGTGTTCGTCGTTGAACAAGACTGCGTATATCAAGATTTGGACGGAAAAGACAAAAGAGCACTTCATGTCATAGGAAAAAAAGAGAACAAGGTTGTGGCTTATACCCGCATTTTTGGACCTGGGGATTATTTTAATGAAGCCAGTATTGGAAGAGTTGTTGTTGAGCAAAAAGAAAGAAAATATGGCTATGGCAAACAAATTATGGAGGCATCCATAAAAGCAATACAGGATGAATATAATGTTGATATCATTAAACTATCCGCGCAAACTTATCTTAAAAATTTCTATACCGATTTAGGGTTCGTTTCGGTTGGAGAGCCCTATCTAGAGGATGGTATACCTCACGTGGCCATGGTTAGAACGTAA
- the dcm gene encoding DNA (cytosine-5-)-methyltransferase: MEKLRVIELFAGVGGFRLGLEKKGKYKVVWSNQWEPSTKTQHASMVYEKCFGGENHSNADISQVPTSDVPDADVLVGGFPCQDYSVATTLQNSKGLIGKKGVLWWSINRILSEKKTPPKYLFLENVDRLLKSPSTQRGRDFAIMLKSLDELGYAVEWRVINAADYGMPQRRRRVFFLGYHKSTSLYKSIKNGDKVDWIHNSGTIAKAFPVKNMSHPRNSFSIDGDLVALSENFNKEGKLSPFQNSGVFINGQVFTTKTAPNYDGPNAILGDILQNGKVTRDFFIPEADFPKWAYLKGAKKEMRTAKSGFEYKYSEGGMIFPDALDKASRTIITGEGGKSPSRFKHVVQTKKGLRRLTPIELERLNMFPDNHTLLEGISDTKRAFFMGNALVVGVVEKIGESLFQRINS; the protein is encoded by the coding sequence ATGGAGAAATTAAGAGTCATAGAGCTTTTTGCCGGTGTTGGCGGTTTTCGTTTGGGTTTGGAAAAAAAGGGCAAGTATAAGGTAGTTTGGAGCAATCAATGGGAGCCCAGCACCAAAACACAGCACGCGTCCATGGTCTATGAAAAATGTTTTGGAGGAGAAAATCATAGTAACGCGGATATTTCCCAAGTGCCTACTTCAGATGTTCCGGATGCCGATGTTCTCGTTGGTGGATTCCCGTGCCAAGATTATTCGGTTGCGACAACGCTACAAAATTCCAAGGGGCTCATTGGAAAAAAAGGGGTCTTATGGTGGAGCATAAACCGTATCCTTTCTGAAAAGAAAACGCCTCCAAAATACTTGTTTCTAGAAAATGTAGATCGACTGCTTAAATCCCCCTCCACGCAGCGGGGAAGGGATTTTGCCATTATGCTCAAAAGCTTGGATGAATTAGGTTATGCCGTGGAATGGCGGGTCATTAATGCTGCTGATTACGGAATGCCGCAACGGCGTAGACGTGTTTTTTTCCTAGGGTACCATAAGTCTACATCCTTGTATAAATCGATTAAAAATGGAGACAAGGTAGACTGGATTCATAATTCCGGCACCATTGCCAAAGCATTTCCCGTCAAGAATATGTCCCATCCGAGAAATTCATTTTCTATTGATGGTGATTTGGTAGCCCTTTCTGAAAACTTTAATAAAGAAGGAAAACTATCCCCGTTTCAAAATAGCGGAGTTTTTATAAACGGACAGGTATTTACCACCAAAACTGCTCCCAACTACGATGGGCCAAATGCTATTTTGGGGGATATCCTCCAAAATGGAAAAGTGACCAGGGATTTCTTTATACCGGAAGCAGATTTTCCAAAATGGGCCTATTTAAAGGGAGCAAAAAAAGAGATGCGTACCGCTAAAAGTGGTTTTGAATACAAGTATAGTGAGGGAGGAATGATTTTCCCGGATGCGCTAGATAAAGCCTCCCGCACAATTATTACGGGAGAAGGCGGTAAAAGCCCCTCGCGCTTTAAGCACGTGGTACAAACCAAAAAAGGCCTCAGAAGGTTGACTCCCATAGAGTTGGAGCGACTGAACATGTTCCCGGACAATCATACTCTGCTAGAGGGCATCAGCGATACCAAGCGTGCTTTTTTCATGGGCAATGCCTTAGTGGTGGGGGTTGTGGAAAAAATAGGAGAATCCCTATTCCAGAGGATAAATTCTTAA